The nucleotide sequence CACGATGCCACCCGCCTGGAAAACATCCAGCAACGGCGTACGGGCTGGCTCGGCCTGCTGGCCGATTTTCAGCAACGGCTCGTGCAGGTGGAGGATGTCTGGTTTGAGCGACTCCAGACGATCCCGCCGGTGGGGGCCACTCCGTTGAAACTCGTGGTATCGGGCCGGATGCTCGACAAGACCAACCCCCTTGCCAAGGTCAGTCCCGAGACGCTGACCCGCGTCCGGGCGCTCCTCGCCGGGCTCGCCGACTCACCGTACATCACGGCGGTCGAAGGTGAGCGATTTGACAACAGCCAGCCCGGCATCCTGCGCTTTGATTTCGTCTTGGTGACTGATCCGGCACACCCGCTCTGACCGATGAATCGTTTACGGCCTCATTTTCTCCTGTTTGCCGTGCTGCTGGCCCTCGTGGTGGTCGCGATGGAGGCCTGGCTGCTGCAGCATTACCGGGGCGAGGCCGCCCGGGCGCAGGCCGCTTTCGAGCAGATAAAGCAGGAACGCGACTGGCTCGCGCGCCAATCTCCCGCCCCGACCCCGGAAAACGAGGCGGCCATCGCCGCCGAGTTGGAGAAGGTCCGGCGGAAGCTCGCGGATCTGCGCGAAGAGTTGCGGCCCCGGGCCCCCGATTCCCTCGACGGCCCGCCCCCGGGCAAATCGATGGACGCCTATTTTGCGCTGGCGGGCCTGGTGGAGCAGGGCCGGGCGCAGGCGATCACCACCCGCGTGAGTCTGCGGCCGGATGAGTACTTTGGTTTCGCCACCTACGCACACGAGGGGCCGGCGGATGACTTGCTTGGGCCGGTGCACCGGCAAAAAAATGCGGTCCGGCGCCTCCTCGAGCCGCTGTTCGAGTCCCGGCCGCTGGCCGTGCTCGGCGTGCAGCGCACTGCGCCGGCGGCCGCGTCCCCGGACGGAAGGAGCGGGGCGGACGATTTCTTCATCATGGATCCCGGGCTTTCCCTGCGGGAGGCCGGCTTGGTGGACACCGAACCGGTCCGGCTAGAATTCACCGGCCAGACTTCCACGTTGCGCACATTCCTCACCGGCCTGGCCACGCTGCCGCACCCGGTCGTGGTGCGGAGCATCGAGGTCGAACCCCTGCCGCCGACCGGCTCCGTACGCCCCGTGGCGGCCGATGCCCCGCAGCCGGTGGTCCGGCAGAGTCTCTCTAAGTTTGCCGTCATCGTGGAATTCGTTCTGTTGACCTCCGGAGCCGTGAATCCCGCCCCATGAGCCAGCTCATCACCCATCATTACGAAAAACTGCTGCTGGCGACGGCCAGCGGCGTGGTCTTCGCGGGTTGCGCCTGGGTGTGGCAGGCACAACCGGCCCTGCAGGCGGTCCGGTCCGAGCCGGAGCAACCGGTCTTCACCGGTGAGGCTCCGCCGCGGCTCGAGCCGGGTTTGCCCCTGACAAAACATCGTTGGACCTCCCCATCGGCCCAGTCCGAAGGCGCGGACTGGCGCTACGAGGTCTTCACGCCACCGGTTATCTACTACAATGCCGCGGCGCGGTCCTTTGCCGTCACCCCGCCGCAGTATGCCGCGGAGGCCACGGAAACCGTCTTCGGCCTGGAACTGCTGGCAGTGAAACGCGCGCCCTACCGCTTGCAACTGGCGGGCTACATCGGTGCGCCGGGTGATTATCTCGCGGCCTTCGTCAGCTCCGAGGTGCCGCAGACCCTGCTGGTGCGGCCGGGCCGGCGCCTGGAGCCGCTCGGTCTGACCCTCCAGCGCTTCGACGTGCGCAAGATTGCCATCGAGAGTGACGCCCCTGGCCCGGTCTACGATATCGCGGCGCAGGCCGTCCTGCTGGATGAGCAGACCGGGGCCGAGGTGCTGCTCGACAGTCGCGAGACGAAATTCACCGACACCCCGCTGGCGGTTTTCCAGGCGCCGGACGGCAAGGGGCCCGCGCGCGAGTTGCAGGCCGGCGACAGCTTCAGCGATTCCGACGCCACCTACCGGATCGAACGCATCCAACTCGATCCGCCTGAGGTCATCGTCGCCCGGAGTACGCCCGGCCTGGCCGTGCCGGAAACAAGAATCCTCCGTCCGTCGGGCCCCACCCCGGAGCACATGGCCGCGCGGCCGAAGCCCTTGGTTGCTCCCGCCACCCGTGGGGTCGCCGCCCATGGCCAGTAACTTTGCATGAACCCTCCCGTCCGTCGCCTTGTCCAGTTGGTCGCCCTCCTCGCGTTCGCCTCGTTGCAGGCGGCCTCACCGGTCACGCCCGTGATGCCCGAGGCGCAGGTCCAGCTTATGGCGGAGGCGCTACATGCCCGTGATTCCGGGGATACCGCCACCGCCCGGGCAAAACTCGAGGCCTTGCTCGCGCTCAGTCCGGGCAATGAGACGGCCCAGGGTCTCTTGGCCGGATTGAACGGGACCCCGACCAAGACGGTGACGGTGATCGGCGGGACGGTGACCCCGGCCGCGCCCGAGGGGGAGCCGGAAGTGCATGCGCTGGTGGCCCAGGGGCGCAGCCAGTATCTGGCCGGGGATCCGGTCGCGGCGGAGCAGACCTTCCGCGCCGTGCAGCAGCGGGAGGAGGATAATGCCGACGCCGGCTATTTTTTAAACCGCATCGCGGATGAGCGGAACCGCTCGCGCGGCCAGATGCTGACCGAGGTGGATCAGGCCTGGCGCCGGCCCGCCGTCACGGGTGATGGTCCGGGGCTGGCTGCGGCCGACAACGCGATTTCCCCCGTCTGGGCGCGGCTCAATGCCATCGTGCTCCCCGAGGTGAATTTCAGCGGCATGGAACTCAGCCGGGTGGTGAACACCCTGAGCGTGATCTCGGCCGAATTTGATCGCACCGGGGCGGAGCCGAAGGGCGTGAACATCGTGCTGCTCGACCCCGCCGGCACCAATCCGGCGGTCAGCATCACGCTGCGCAACCTGTCGCTCAAGCGCGTGCTGGACTTCATCACGGGCGCGGCGGGTTACCAGTACGAGGTGCAGGCCGATGCCGTGGTCGTGCGCCCCGGCGGCGACCAGACGGCCTTGGACACACAGTTTTTCCCGGTCTCTCGCTCCACCGTGCTGCGGATGACCGGCCGGCCCCCGGGGCCGCCGAACGGGGAGAGCGCCGCTCCCGTGGCCGTCGAGACCGAGGGCCAGTCGATCCGCAGCTTCCTGCAACTCGCCGGCGTCAGCTTCGAGGCCGTGCCGGGCAGCACCCTCGCCTTCGACGGGTCGCAGCTGATCGTCACCCAGACG is from Lacunisphaera limnophila and encodes:
- a CDS encoding Amuc_1100 family pilus-like protein; amino-acid sequence: MNRLRPHFLLFAVLLALVVVAMEAWLLQHYRGEAARAQAAFEQIKQERDWLARQSPAPTPENEAAIAAELEKVRRKLADLREELRPRAPDSLDGPPPGKSMDAYFALAGLVEQGRAQAITTRVSLRPDEYFGFATYAHEGPADDLLGPVHRQKNAVRRLLEPLFESRPLAVLGVQRTAPAAASPDGRSGADDFFIMDPGLSLREAGLVDTEPVRLEFTGQTSTLRTFLTGLATLPHPVVVRSIEVEPLPPTGSVRPVAADAPQPVVRQSLSKFAVIVEFVLLTSGAVNPAP